The Peromyscus leucopus breed LL Stock unplaced genomic scaffold, UCI_PerLeu_2.1 scaffold_1600, whole genome shotgun sequence genome segment ATCCTGGGATGTACATATTATTCACCTTAACTCAATACATACCTACATATCTACACTTATTACCAAGTCTTTATATccaatgtatgcatgtatatatgtctcCTTATCTCACCTTCTCTATGTTGAAGAATACTGTATTCCAAATGCTAGGCCAGCCCTTACATGACATAGCCAAAATATCTGGAAATATCcatatccttctgcctctgaaggAAGAGCTGCGGTTTTCCCAGAGAGGTGTGCTTGGCGgcattttctctctcctgttgAGCCCGCCTCTTCATGGcctccctctctggcctctgctcttcTGTGATGGGCTGTGAGATGACTGGCCCTGGAATGTGGACATTCCTCCATGGAATTGGTTGGTGGCTGAAGTCTTGCAGCAGATGTTGGATTTGAGGTTTGGGAGGTGATGGGGCCTTGTTCTTGTCAGCAGAGGCAAGCTCCCTCTGTAGTGAAGGGTGAGATGATGCCCTGTAGGATACTGGCCTAGAGACAGCTGGCTGAGTCCCAGTGCAAGACTGGATGGGGTTGGTTATGTTATCTCGTGTGGCACTGGTAGCAATAGGCAGAACTGGCTTGTCAGAGGCCATCAAAGAAGTGCTGGCAGGAGCTGGTTTAGATGGCTTGAGTGTGGTAGACTGAGCTGAGTTAGAATGAGGTCTCACAGGGTACAGTGCAGGGGCCCTGTGTGAAGCCAGGGAGAGAGGCTTTGTAGAAATAGGTCTTGCTTGTGGCATGTCCAGGGCTGGAAAAGCTAGAGGTACTAACTTGACCTTGCCAGGTGGGGGCAGCTTATAGTGGGATGGAGATGGACGACCGTCCCTGTAagcatttctctctgttctctgagcATTGCTTGGGGTTTTACCAGGGCCTCGGCCATTACATGGCACATCCAGAAGTGAGGTGGTGGCTGGGCCTGTCCTGGGATCTTTTTTGCTGCTGAAGTTTGGCCGAGCCCGGGAGGAAGAGATGCcagttttcttctcattcttcttcccCAGTGGGTGAAAGACTTGCACGGATTCTAGCATGTGCATGCCGAGGTGAGTTCGAGGCTTTTTAAAGCTGTTGTGGCTGAGCTCAGGTGGATTCCTCTTCCTCTGGTTCTTTGGTATTGTATTGTATTCTTCTGCCTTGACTCTGTTCCTTGACTGCTTAAGCTCCTCTGTTTTCTTGCAGTTGTTTTCTCTGGATCTCTTGGTCTTGTCTTGCCCCTGAGCCCTAGCTCTGCTGGGCATGCTGGGTGTGGCTTTCTGGGCTCTGCCCTCCAAGTTCTTAGGCAAGTTGTCAATAGCCCCTTCACTGGACCCAGCAATGCCCACAGCCTCTTCTCCCTTCACCAGGTCCTGGAGCTGGATTGTGGCCCGAGGAGACCCATCTAGCATCTCAGAGGCTTCCTGGCCATTCTTTCTCACTTGGTCCACAGGTACACTGATGTTGCTGGAGCTTTTCTGGACCTGATCCCTGCTGATGTCTTTGGATTGGCTTGCTGTGGGATCTTGGAATGGGTTCATATCAGTGATTGAGTTGAAGAGTCTGGGAAGGTGAATATCTGCCACCAGTGTAGTCATGTCTGCAAAGTCCATGCTGGAGCCCATTGCACTCTGCAGCACCCCAGGCTCATCCTGaccaaggctgctgcttcccaAGGTGGCATTGTCAGGAGAAAGCTTCTGTTTTAGGTTCCCTGAATCAGTGTAGTTCAGGGCCTGCTGCATGTTGGCATGTGCTAAAGGGAGAAGTGATGggtcttggttttcttttatgcCCTCATAGGCATCCAGAGGAGTTGATAGATCATCTGTCATCAAATCCAAGTCGTTATTCTCTGTTTGTTCCAAGATTGGAgcaggaggcaagggcaggaattctgaaggactgtcgcTGGGGGCAGTTAATGACCACTCCCCATGGACAGGTGGTGACTTCTGAACATCCTGCATGCAGGCATTGCAGAGGTCTGGACTCTGCAGCAGACAGAGTGTCTGGCCTGCAGCTGTCAATCCCAGGGCTGTCTCCATTTTCACCACTGAAAAAGAGTCAAAAAAGAAGTCAGTGCCTGGTAAGTGAGGTGCTCCCCACTTTTCAGTGCTCCTCAGTGTTCAGACCCCTACAGCAGTGGGGAAGGCATTCCTATGAGCTCTGCTTGAGTAGCACAGGCAGCACCTCTGTTGGGAGACTTGTGACCACTCTCTAATTTCTAGTAACCATGTGATATCATCATTTCTcagatgtttgtgttttcctcGGTGTTTGTGTGTCATGTGCATGCATAGTGATCATGGGGAGGTGACAGAATTCCCTGGGGTTGTggtcctccctttcctttcttttgtgtttgaaagAGTGACCCTCATTTCTGTGGAAGTTCGCTATCAGGCAGGTTGTCTGGTCCATAATTTTCAAGAACTTACCCTTCTTTTGCAACTCTTGGCATTACTCAAATTCCCCCTGTTGCCTGAGTTTCTAAATGGGTTCAGATATCCAAATCCAGTTTCTCACTACTGCAAGGCAATCTTTTCAACCACTCTGGATTTCTTCCAGCTCCACATTTCACAGTCTTATTATTAATGGTTTGAATATTGGTGAAATCTTTAGCTTGGGTTATCTTTGTAGTTTAGAAAATATCCTAGTGATCATGTATAGCCTGAATAACCATAGCAAAAGAAAattggagagagagggggaatgagaaggggagagagagagagagagagagagagagagagagagagagagagagagagagagagaatgagagagaagctTTGCCCAATTTAGCACTTGTACTCTGGTACACCAGGTATACTGGACTCTCAATGTACTTATGTTTGAAAGAGAACAGCAGGGCCAGCACTTGGAATCTGCAAGTAATACTTCTAGGACAGATTTGGAATTGCATTGCTCTAGAATCAGAATTCAAGtgagagaaaataaacagaaaggtcTTGGTGTCCTCTACAGCTCCGAGGAATAGATTAGGAAGGAGGCGATTGCTGTGAATGGTGCATGGGACTGATTAGCTAGGTCAGTGACGTGTGTCTGTGCTGGTGTCCTTGGACATGTCTTAATGAAGGATGGATGCCACTCATTGCCCTGCATTGTCAGTCATTACAGAGACTGAAGATGGGGATAGTGAGCCAGGCCAACAGGACTCCCATTTTTCCTCCCTGAGGACATCCACTCCTGAAAGTTTGAGCTGTGTCTGCTTTGAGTGCTGATCTCAAGTCCTCCCTCTTGGCTCTACTCACCTTGAAGACTGGTGTCTGGCATGTCTTGAACAGGTGTGGGATAGTAGATGGCAGAGGTGGAGAAGGGTGTTTGGACATTTGTTGACTGAATCTCCTTTGGCATCATCACCATCTCTGGTTGCAGGGCAGAGGCCTGACCTCCAGAGTAGGACACAGAGCCACAGGCCTGCAGGCACTGCCCGAGTTCTCCAGGCATCAGAGGGCCTAGGCTGTTGAATTCATTGTAATAGACCTGGCTGCCCTCCAGGTAGGAAGGTGCCAGGTTGTATCCTTGATTTGGTACCTGTGGTGGTGTGGCCTGAAAAAAGCTGGCAGAAAGTGTTGGATAGGAGAGGACTAAGGCATTGGGATCTAAAATATTATCACCCAGGGCTGTCCTAGAGATGGAGGAGAATGTGGTATTCTGGTCAATGACAGTTACAGTGAAGTCCTGGAGTGCAGCTCCCCTGTGGTCAATGTTTCCCATGGGACCACATTGGAGAACACCTGGATAGGAGAGTGGTGAGGCAGAGGTCTGGCCCTGGTCAGTCAGCGCAGTTACCATGGTCATGCCAGCTGGTAGGTAGAAGTAGGCACTGTCCATGAGCTGCTGGCAACAAGTGCTGGAGTCTGATGGCAGGAGCCATGCTGCACTCACAGCTGGGGTGGAGACCCTGGAGAAGTTGCACACACTTCCTGCTAAGGGCATGGCATTCCTCAGCTCAGGTACAGAGGGCTGCAGAGCACATTCTGTCCCAAAGAAAGGCGCACGTTGGAAATTTTCTGTAGGAAGCAAGAGGAAAATGGGAAGAGGGTGAGATGGAATCTGTGTGGCTTCCCTTGAAGATCTTTGTTATCTCCCGTTTGTACAGTCTGGGAGAGTCTGAGACCCATTTTTCCTCACCTATCCCACACAAATGGTTCAGAATGATTCTTGGTAAAGGATAGGATGGCACTCATTTAGTGAGCTGCCTGTTCTTCCTGTGTTGGCATGGACTTCCTAGTTGATCCACGTTGACTCTTGCTCTGACTAGACAACAGCCTTCTTTACTCTGCTTTGTCTTGTTCTGATTCCTGCTGTGGCACTGcctcacacctgtgtcccagAACAGAAGTGTTTAAAGTAGGAGAACCTTAGACAGCTTCTCATGCCTGTGCCTTTGTTCTGTTCTGTGCAGACCTTCCTCaatgtagacagagagagagtctcTACCTAGATCtgtctggccttgaaatcacacaGACTGGCCTGTCTCTGCATCAGAGTGCTGGCATTGTAGGTTCCTTCCATGTCCACCAGGCTTGGTTCTATTCTGAGCTTTCTTAATGAAATGATGGATCAGCACTTTCATAGATAAGAACTGTATTTAGCTAAGAATCCCTTGTCATCTAGATCCTGTTCCCCAATACTTTTTATGTAAGTCACtacttgttattttttaatataaattcagCACACATCCAATATGACTACATGAATACAACCTGCGGATAACATTTCATGTTGAGTGCCTATGTTTCAAGCGACAGTTTGGGATTTCTAATGTAGCGTGGGGTTCATCTCTGAATAAGattgtttcttaattaaaagtTGGTTACATTGATTCTTCAATGAACCCTTCCACAGTAATTGTTAATTTCTAGTAACTCTCCTAGTTGGGAATCCTTGTGAGAATCCGTGCACACACTGGTGTGTCAGTTCTTGtccagagaacaactgactgtggAGTAGCCAGCCCATGTTGATAACATCCAACCCTACCAAAAGATGAGGAGAATGCTGTGGAAGATGGGCTGGATAGAGGGTAGGAGCCAGGGCCTAGAGCTGGATATTGTTTTCTATATGTGACAGGAAACCTTTACCTAGACTAATCTCAACAGTGTGGCTGCATAGTAATGGGTTGGGATATGACAATGTCTTGTGcctttttatttactctgtggTTATCTGTAACATTAGTTCCAAACTACCATTGTGTACATCCAGGGTCATCTCTGCAGTTTGTCTTCTTTTAGGTCCATGTTTTCCAGCCTCAGTAAGAACCAAATCTAAATGTGACATTCAATTCCAGATATCTCTATCAGCATCAACAGTATACCCattacacaaaaatttaaaagtatagtaAAAAATAAGGGAGAAGTGAtcccttatttttttaatgttttaaaatttctttccttaCCTGCCATGGTTGGGGTGAGAGTATCAGCAATCCACAGTACAATGGAGCAAGAGAATTGTTTGTCCTTGTCTGATCAGCTGACCAGAGTGGCAAGTGTGTCCAGTATCAGACAGCACTTACTGGTCACTGGTCACAGGTGACCTGTGATGATCCAAATTTGTTTACAGGCATCACCGTGGCAACCCCAAGAACCTACCAGGGTTGGTAGGTTGGGTTGAAGGGCGAATGATGTCATAAACGGGGCAGCAGCCAATGGGAAGGTCGGATTCTGAGCTAACAGGTGGGATTGGTTGGAGAGGATGCCAGGAGACTAACAGTAGCCATGCAGGCTGAGGTGTGTGCTAGTGAAAGGAGGCAATCCTGCCATGGAAGTTACCCTCTCAGGAGGTTTAGTCCAGGATATTGGCAGAGCTTCTTATAACGTTCATCGATGAAGCTGTGTCTGTTGTTCCTATGAGGTGTCACCTTCCAGGAGTGAGTATGCTTTCAGCATACACTGTACATCCAGTCAGTCCCCTTGGGCAGGAAGGAGAGGTTGGCGTGGGAGGAGGGACCTCGGTTGAGAAACTGTATCCGTTGATCTGGTTTATGAGCCGTCATCATCAGCCCATGACCCAAGGAAGAGATCAAAGGCTCCATTGTGACTGTGTTAAAGGACAGAGTTGAGTGTATTGAGAGCACTTTGGATGATGAACTCCAAGAATAATCTCTTTGGGTGTCTTCTCCTAGATGCCTTCCTTATTCTGTGTGGCCCCAGGCAAGACTcacatctctcttctctgcttttcatcACTTCTTGGTAGGGTTTGATTCTTGGACTAGGGAGAACCTGTATCCTTAAAATGGTGGGAAGTATCATGGTGAACTTCCAGAAGCAGTGATCTTCTGGTCATCGTGAAGATGCTTGTAATTGGATGCTGCTGGTTGTAGCAAGCACTTGAAGGGTAACCTCTGTTGTTTGGGTGCTCATCTTGTATTTCACTCTGGTGTCAGACACATGGGCATTCTTTGTATCTTGCCTCCCTTCTTACAGTATTGAGGTTGTTAGTCATTGAGTCTGGCCACCTTCTCTCTTCATCCACAAGTATAATgagtgtgacagttactgaaccTTCTTCCTCCTGGCAACAGTCTCTGCAGAATCCTGGGCTCTAGCATTCTCTGCCATGCTTTTTTCTGAGAAAGGTCTAAGTATGGACTGGAACACCTTGAGCAGGAAGGCATTTGTTGGTATGTGGCGGTGGATTACATGAAAAAAGCAATGTAGGTGTTTTTGTAAGTGTGGCAGCTGGTTGGAAAGGGATCCTGGCTGTTGAGAACCAAGGAATAGCACAAAGTTGACTTAAGCATAGTCGCTTACctccctgctccagggaaagttTTCCCCAGTGAAACCACTTTGCTTTGTTAGGGGAAGGTTTCCCCAGGGAAAGTGTTAActcttctgctctgctctgctcctgtgtGTCTACTGTTCcccttctgctctgctcccttctGACAAAAGAAGGTCTCACCCAAACcccattcaagagatttattggaggggaagaatccaggagggtggctgcctcttcCAGGAAGAATAAAAGGCAGTTACCAAATAAACAGGTACAGGGATTATGTAGGGTTTCTTAGTGGGGGAGTTTTTCCAGGTTGAAGCATTGCAGGGTAAGAATTGCTCAGATTCCAATCCCTGAGTTTGGACAAACCCAGAGATTGGTTTGATTATGTTTTGTAGGTTtccctgctcagggattggttggtttttgtgctgAGTGGGTCaggggcagagtgtgtttctttgattttggtttcagggacaaagtgtgtttctttcacaggCCCTTTTTACCGTTTTCACCCTGGTTTCAGGGatagggagggtttatttggctggtTCTTTTATCCTACAATTTtgctttatatttgaaaaaagaaCAACCCATTTCCCATCTCAGTGTATAACACAGACAGgaatttgatattttgtttaaatatggGTAAATCTTGTGTGTTTCCTCACTTTGGTTTAGGTTATCATTCTCCTTGGGCACTCACTGGTGGGTTCATAGACTGTCTTATGGCATGGGTGTAGTGTgcatttatatacctttcttaTTCTAACTGCCTCAACAAGCACTACTatgacagtgtctgtctgtcagtcctcATTGAAAATGACCCTGGAGCCTGTTTAGCCCTCCTTCTGCATTCACATGAGCTGTGAGCACTTTCCCTTGGGACCTCCTTTACACTGAGCTAGTGCTGTAGCTTGCAGCTACACGCCCAGCTCAGTAGAACTGTTCCTCCATGCAGATTGTTTCATGTTTTGTAGTGCTTGGCAAAGCTCTGCAATAAGATTATATTTTCTCATAGGCCTGTAGGCTGCCTTTGTCTTTCACCCTTCCAGTTTCCTTCATGACTGACCACCTGTTAGATAATGTGACACATTCCAAGTGATAATGACTGAAATTTGGAAGGTTCATCCAGGCTCCTGGTTGTAGACCATTCTGAAAAATAAGTGTGTTCTTTTAGCAGCCTAGACCCAGGTGAGTAGAACATCACTGGGCCTGTGTTACTGAGAAGTCTTAGAGGGGAGCAAAAATGAGAGATCCATAGATAagagagatggatagatagatagatagatagatagatagatagatagaactgTGTTCTGTGTTTAATTCCCATTATTtcagtgttttctatttttttaacatttgcacattatttttctttcagtgtcaTAATGAACTTATTTTCTCTAACAACCTAGAGTGGTTTTAGTTTCTGAACCCTCTACTCCTTCTAATTCTTTTCCAAGTCCCCAATTGTCAGTTCCTACTATCTTTCTGTTGCTCgtagaaaagaaaaggctttcaAGAGGTAACACATAAATATGGTAAAATAAAACTTTGGGACAGGATCTCcaggaaaataaatgtaagttaAATAATTTGAAAGATGGTATCCTGCATGGGTGAAAAATGGCACTTCCTGAAGACATATTCCTGCTAAATGCTAACGGCTAAGATGGGGCTTAAGCCTCAGGAGATGTTGGCCAAGAATATCCTTACGACTTCCCAGAATATGAAAAGTATTTCATTCCCGTTTAAGTTATTGAGCCAAACGTAGAATAGCACCAAACTGATTGAGTAGCAGGCTATGAAGGAGTCAGATTAGCCCCAAGCTGGAACCCCCTCCTGATAGCAGGCTGGCTTTCATAGAACAAGCCAGGCTCTTCCATCATTTTTGGGGAGAATTGTCTGGATTTGTGCTATTAGGATGTCAGCTGTCTCTCCCACATATTAAAATGTCAAGAGAGATGTGTACACTGGTAAGGCGAAAGCAGAGTTGATAGCTATAATTTAAACAACTCTCCAATTTGATATGTGTACACCTGCACAGAAGAAAATTCGTGTCGTGTACTGCAACCCACCACAAAATCTCCATTGATGGAGGAGTTCCAGGTCTAGAGGGAAGACAACTGCTATTGTTTTGTTGACTGGAATAGTTGGGTCTCTATGTTTCCCTTCTAAACCCTTGTGGTTTTGCAGGAGATTAATGTAGTTTCAGGTGCAGCTGTAACTGTTACAGTCTGACTCTTTGCTGGCCTTCCTTTGGCattgtttctgttgctgctggAGAGAGCTGTCATTGTTTAGGCTGCTGAGACTCAGTGGCTGCTGTTGTGGTGAGATGGCCGGCTGGTACTCAGAAATGGATCATGCACAAAGCAGTCCATCCAAAGCTCAGGGATTGTCCTGCCAGTAGGAGCCCAATGGAATTGAGAGCTAGAGCACTAGGGTAGAATAGTGTAGCATGGCTTTCTGTTCCAAAATCAAGTGAACATCCCATTGTTATGGATGATCAGATGGATGGAGAACTTTGAAAGTAATTGAAGAGATGGATGCAGTGATAGACAGGTCTGTGGCTGTGAAGCTTAACTGTACATAGTAGAAGGAGCCATGGAGGTTCATGCAAACTTGACTTGTCATTCTAGACATTAATTGAATGTGAACACCAGGCCCACGGGAAAATGGTCTTTCTTGATGCTAGAGAATAGAATTGGAGAGTTAACTGAAAGTAGGGGGCTTCCAAGTATTGCTTCCACAGGAAACACCAATAAGTTGGTGGAGATAATGTGAAGTATTCTACTCTCTCTCTATTTCAGTATGGAGTCACTTTAAACACCAATACCAGATCTATCTCAATTTCCATCCCTACTATTCCAAGCAATTGAACATGTTATTGCTTTGCACATGAGTATAGATGGCAGGTGTTTTCAGGAATATCTATATTACCTGATCTTGCTGTCCAATAACAGAGCAATGGATAAGGAATATGTGATGTCTACACACAACAAAACCATTTCAGCTAAAGTGATGGGTGTAGTCAAGGTGATTGCAGGAGAGTTCTTGTAACTCGGGATAATCATTTTATACCATATGTATCCAGTCCCAGACAAATATCTCCCGATGCTGTCTCGCTATATGGATGGGAGATTACACACACCTACATGTTCCATTCCTGACACTGAAGGCAATGCTGTTGAGCATGAGAACAATGCCTAAGATTTTGGTGAGAGTTAAGGAATGGGTAGGCCTTGGTCACAAAGTTACTGGGCTCAGTGTacaatatatagttttaaaaaatcatgttcaGTGAATAGTACAATGAGAAATAATGATATTGAGGATTCAATACAGGTACAGCATTGTGTGAATTGCTTTAATATCAAAAGTGCTTCCTGAGTTTCTTTAATAAGGATTATTTTACAAGACCCTTAGTTTGAAtacataaagtttaaaataataataccaaGATTAGGAGATATCCATCCAAATGTGTTTCTACTGCTCCTAATGTATAAGATGAACACAGTAGTCTGATGGCAGTGGTCAAAGCTGTCATTAAGCCACACACAGAGAGTGATAAAACCAGAGGCCTCCCTAAGCCATTGCTTTCCATCATTCTGCTGTACTCAAATTTGTCCCTGTGAGGATCATTGCATTCACGTAGTAGGATCTTTTCATGCTAggtttgttaatattttctagGTGAGTTAGACTGGACTTAGCCCTTGTTAGAACGAACAATGTTGGACATACACTGTAGTTGGGAGTTAGATATTGTGAAGAAAGTTGCACCTTGAGTCTCTATGGAGAGGGTGAATAAAATTTCTGAGATTCCCCACTACTTAGAAGTAGAAAAGCAATCATAACTTTAATACAAAAGGAGAAAATACCCAGGATAGCATGAGCACACCTCATATGAGGTCAGTGCTTCAAGGGCATTGTAACAAGTAGAGCCTACAACTGAAACAAGACAGATTGTCAGGGGAAAAATGAATCTGAGTTAAGTTGCATTTGTAAAAACATGTGGCTTAGTCTCTTTGGAGTTTAGGTATGTACCAAAAATGTACCCTGGAGTACACATGGACTCTTCATCAAGTCATGCACTGAAATGTGGTTATCCAcgggtacagaaaaaaaaaaaagaaaaaaaaaaaacgttgatTCCACCTTGCTGGTTGGAGAATTCCTTTCGTCCCAGCACACTTGAGACAGTGGCCTAGGAGTGTGCAGATGTGGAGGCtgtaggggaggcagaggctgagttGGAGGTTGTTGCAGAGggggaagcaggcagatctttttgagttcagtGAGTGCCTGTTCCATGTAGTCAGTTCTAGGAGATGCTGGGTATGGAGTGGGTCCCAATTCAAGAAACGAAAAGtgagttaataaataaatgaattctgcTTGCTATATGTAAtcctggataaagaaaatggcaaTTGCCCCAGAGGCTAAAGTGTAACCAACTCTGTTACGATTAGAGCACAGAGTGGCACAAAGAGTTCAAGGTTCAGGAGATGCCAGTTTCCCTCTCACCCTTCTTCCACAGTGAGTGACAGACCTTCACAGACTCCAGCATGTGCTCGCTGAGGTGGTTTTGAAGCTTGTCAAAGCCATCAGGGTTGAGCTCAG includes the following:
- the LOC114689245 gene encoding uncharacterized protein C2orf78 homolog encodes the protein MAENFQRAPFFGTECALQPSVPELRNAMPLAGSVCNFSRVSTPAVSAAWLLPSDSSTCCQQLMDSAYFYLPAGMTMVTALTDQGQTSASPLSYPGVLQCGPMGNIDHRGAALQDFTVTVIDQNTTFSSISRTALGDNILDPNALVLSYPTLSASFFQATPPQVPNQGYNLAPSYLEGSQVYYNEFNSLGPLMPGELGQCLQACGSVSYSGGQASALQPEMVMMPKEIQSTNVQTPFSTSAIYYPTPVQDMPDTSLQVVKMETALGLTAAGQTLCLLQSPDLCNACMQDVQKSPPVHGEWSLTAPSDSPSEFLPLPPAPILEQTENNDLDLMTDDLSTPLDAYEGIKENQDPSLLPLAHANMQQALNYTDSGNLKQKLSPDNATLGSSSLGQDEPGVLQSAMGSSMDFADMTTLVADIHLPRLFNSITDMNPFQDPTASQSKDISRDQVQKSSSNISVPVDQVRKNGQEASEMLDGSPRATIQLQDLVKGEEAVGIAGSSEGAIDNLPKNLEGRAQKATPSMPSRARAQGQDKTKRSRENNCKKTEELKQSRNRVKAEEYNTIPKNQRKRNPPELSHNSFKKPRTHLGMHMLESVQVFHPLGKKNEKKTGISSSRARPNFSSKKDPRTGPATTSLLDVPCNGRGPGKTPSNAQRTERNAYRDGRPSPSHYKLPPPGKVKLVPLAFPALDMPQARPISTKPLSLASHRAPALYPVRPHSNSAQSTTLKPSKPAPASTSLMASDKPVLPIATSATRDNITNPIQSCTGTQPAVSRPVSYRASSHPSLQRELASADKNKAPSPPKPQIQHLLQDFSHQPIPWRNVHIPGPVISQPITEEQRPEREAMKRRAQQERENAAKHTSLGKPQLFLQRQKDMDISRYFGYVM